Below is a genomic region from Actinomyces weissii.
GTGATATCTGCCCCGGACGCGGCTTGCCTGACCTAGTGGCAAGTAGCCTGGTGGCAAGAGCGCCAGGCCGAAGAGGTGTGGACTATTTACAGGCTGAAGCAGAATGATAGGAGGTGGCTGTGGGTGTGGACAGTGACAGCCAGCCGCAAACGGCTCACGGCCACTGGCCCGGACCTCCTCGGGAAGGTGCCACCTCTGGTCCTAACGAGCCGCGCCGCCAGGTACGGAGACGTAAGCGTTGGCATGCCTCTACCCGCGCTTGCAGGCGCCACGAGCGGCCAAGCGAGGCGCGTAGGCAAGGAGCTGTCCACTCCGCCGCCAGCTCGCGTTGGCGTGCAGTCCTACCCCTACCCGGACGCTCCGAACCGCGGCGGGTCCGGCCACGCCCCAGGCCGAAGGGGGTCCTGGGGGTGCTGGTCTTCGTTGCGGAGATCCTGCTGGGGCTCGGGATCCTGGCGGTGCTGTCTGCCACCTCGCTAGTGCCGGCGGTGATGGGCTGGGTGCCGCTGACCGTGCTCACCGGATCCATGGAACCAGGTATCCCCGCAGGGTCGCTGATCGTGGTTAAAAGCCTCTCCCTGGAGCAGGCGGGCAATCTGGCGATAGGGGACGTGGTCATCTACCTGCCCGAAGCCGACTCAGACGTGCTGGTCACCCACCGGATCGTAGGCATCCGCTCGGCAGGCGGTGGGGACACCACCTACCAGATCCAGGGGGACGCCAACTCGATCCCGGACCCCGGCTGGGTCCAGCCCAAGCAGATACGTGGCATCCTGCGCTACCACGTGCCTTTGCTCGGTCGGCTGCTTGTACTGCTGGACCCGAGCGCGAAGGCTGCATGGCGCCTGGTAGTCGCACTGGCTCTGGCCGTCTACGCCCTGTGGGAGGGGGTGGGGGCCGTGATCGAGTGGAGGCGGGACAGGTGCAAGGCCCGCGAGCGCGCGCAGGACGCCGCCCAGGCGGGGCCCGAGAACCCCCAGGCCCCAGATACCACTGAGGCAGGGCCCTCATCTCCACCAGTGCCAGAGGCCGCCGAGGTGGGGCCCTCATCTCCACCAGTGCCAGAGGCCGCCGACAACCAGCAGCCAGACGGCGCCGACGCCGTCGCTAAGCGGTGTGGCAGGAACCACCGGGCCGCAAGCCCCTAGCGGATGGTGGCGGGGCGTCAGCCTGTCATAGAGTTAGCAGCCGGACGTCTGTCCATGTTTTGCCGCGCCCGCACACCGGTCCTGGACCAGGAGGGGGAGCAGCAGGGCGGGGCAGGCGAACGCCCGGCGGCGTCGTCGTCGGGGAACTCGAGCGAGAAAGTACCGAGAAGGAAGCATGGCGAAAAAGGACGGCGTCATCGAGGTCGAAGGATCGGTCGTCGAGGCCCTCCCCAACGCAATGTTCCGTGTGGAGCTGAGCAACGGGCACGTCGTGCTCGCGCACATCTCCGGGAAGATGCGGCAGCACTACATCCGGATCCTCCCCGAGGACCGCGTGGTCGTGGAGCTGAGCCCCTACGACCTCAGCCGTGGTCGCATCGTCTACCGGTACAAGTGACAAGTCGGCCCCTGGGCCGGCGGAGGAACATCATGAAGGTCAAGCCGAGCGTCAAGAAGATCTGTGACAGCTGCAAGGTGATCCGTCGCCACGCACGTGTCATGGTGATCTGCTCCAACCCGCGGCACAAGCAGCGCCAGGGCTGAACGCCCACGCTGCCGGCCACCCCGCGGTGGCCACAACACAAGCACCCACTCCAGTGAGCCCAGCTCACAACCCCCGGTTCTCGGAGGCCGGGGCCGCCACGAGGACGGCGGGGCGAATGGGTGACGACCTCCGGGACCACACAGGAGAACCACTACCGTGGCACGTATTTCCGGTGTCGACCTCCCCCGCGAGAAGCGGGTAGAGATCGCGC
It encodes:
- the infA gene encoding translation initiation factor IF-1 is translated as MAKKDGVIEVEGSVVEALPNAMFRVELSNGHVVLAHISGKMRQHYIRILPEDRVVVELSPYDLSRGRIVYRYK
- a CDS encoding signal peptidase I gives rise to the protein MLVFVAEILLGLGILAVLSATSLVPAVMGWVPLTVLTGSMEPGIPAGSLIVVKSLSLEQAGNLAIGDVVIYLPEADSDVLVTHRIVGIRSAGGGDTTYQIQGDANSIPDPGWVQPKQIRGILRYHVPLLGRLLVLLDPSAKAAWRLVVALALAVYALWEGVGAVIEWRRDRCKARERAQDAAQAGPENPQAPDTTEAGPSSPPVPEAAEVGPSSPPVPEAADNQQPDGADAVAKRCGRNHRAASP
- the rpmJ gene encoding 50S ribosomal protein L36, whose amino-acid sequence is MKVKPSVKKICDSCKVIRRHARVMVICSNPRHKQRQG